One segment of Pirellulales bacterium DNA contains the following:
- a CDS encoding fimbria/pilus periplasmic chaperone, translating to MRSAILGALILAATPQAMRAASLEVVPTTIEMPAAGGTAQLRLVSQGNEAVDIQIESFAWTQNGAESLAASDDIIVSPPFVRLDPRRSQIVRLLLAPPAQSQTERSYRILVTQLPDPAAVTQGPRVLLQFSVPLFSGEGHAPDVTWTAFKENTGVRLEAHNSGARRAKFTNLELVSHSGQRRRVSSHALTYVLAGATRAWSVGDIASTEGLSLEGDDDRAGRHISIPLAID from the coding sequence TTGCGAAGCGCCATCCTCGGAGCACTGATACTGGCCGCCACGCCGCAAGCGATGCGCGCGGCTTCGCTGGAGGTCGTTCCCACGACAATCGAAATGCCCGCCGCGGGTGGCACGGCGCAGTTGCGCCTCGTCAGTCAGGGCAACGAGGCAGTCGACATACAGATCGAGTCCTTCGCCTGGACTCAGAACGGCGCGGAGTCTCTCGCCGCCAGCGACGACATCATCGTCAGCCCGCCGTTTGTCCGTCTCGATCCCCGGCGTTCCCAGATCGTGCGATTGCTCCTTGCACCGCCCGCCCAGTCGCAAACCGAACGAAGCTATAGAATCCTGGTCACGCAATTGCCCGATCCCGCAGCAGTCACCCAGGGCCCGCGTGTGCTTCTTCAGTTCAGCGTTCCCCTGTTTTCGGGAGAGGGGCACGCCCCGGATGTAACTTGGACCGCATTCAAAGAGAACACAGGGGTGCGCCTCGAGGCCCACAATAGCGGGGCACGACGCGCCAAATTCACCAACCTCGAACTTGTGTCACATTCCGGGCAGCGCAGAAGAGTATCTTCGCATGCACTGACCTATGTCCTTGCGGGTGCTACGCGTGCGTGGAGCGTTGGGGATATCGCGTCCACGGAAGGACTAAGCCTGGAAGGAGACGACGACCGCGCAGGCCGCCACATTTCAATCCCGCTCGCGATCGACTGA